In Castanea sativa cultivar Marrone di Chiusa Pesio chromosome 6, ASM4071231v1, a single window of DNA contains:
- the LOC142638472 gene encoding lysM domain receptor-like kinase 3: MKVKLGISLLVLVSVCFSIAESKCSKGCDLALASYYVMPETNLTFVAQVLQSNLNINPSTIVSYNKQTIANENSVQNGVKASVPFPCDCINGQFLGHMFEYTVHSGVTYKTVAQEYYANLTTYQLLQQYNSYDPNDTNTNTNTKLNVMVTCSCGNSLVSKNYGLFITYPLRPEDTIESIASATSLSVELLEGYNPGKNFSQGSGVVYIPAKDQNDNYPPLVSSTSGLALSHRLAAGVIAGIAVGAVAILLLLATCIYFGCYRKMKVEALLLFTASKGQHGRDPRPTMGSDAESTGPAGGPDKALGCIGITMHKSVEFLYEELATATNDFSMASKIGEGGFGAVYYAELRGKKAAIKKMDMQASKEFLAELKVLTSVHHLNLVCLIGYCIQGSLFLVYEYIENGNLKQHLRGTSGRDPLTWPTRIQIALDAARGLEYIHEHTIPVYIHRDIKSANILIDKNFHAKVADFGLAKLSEVVGVSSSTQVMGTFGYMPPEYAWGGDVSPKVDVYAFGVVLFELISAKEALLKAYDSTSEFQSLVALFKDVLNQPDPREALCKVVDPCLGGDYPLNSVWTVAQLAKACTQEDPQLRPSMRSIVVALMQDKPKL; the protein is encoded by the exons ATGAAAGTCAAGTTGGGGATTTCGTTGTTGGTGTTGGTCTCAGTTTGTTTTTCAATAGCTGAATCCAAATGTAGCAAAGGATGTGATTTGGCTTTAGCTTCATACTACGTGATGCCGGAGACAAATCTCACTTTCGTAGCTCAAGTTTTGCAGTCCAACCTTAATATCAACCCTAGTACAATCGTCAGTTACAACAAGCAAACGATAGCCAATGAAAACAGTGTTCAAAATGGTGTAAAAGCCAGTGTTCCATTCCCGTGTGACTGTATCAACGGCCAGTTTCTGGGTCACATGTTTGAGTACACAGTTCATTCAGGGGTTACGTACAAGACGGTGGCACAGGAGTATTATGCCAATCTGACCACATATCAGTTGTTGCAACAGTATAATAGCTATGACCCCAATGATACCAATACCAATACCAATACCAAGTTGAATGTCATGGTCACATGTTCCTGTGGCAATAGCTTGGTTTCAAAGAATTATGGTTTGTTTATTACATACCCGCTTCGGCCAGAGGACACCATCGAATCGATTGCGTCGGCTACGAGTCTTAGCGTGGAGTTGCTGGAGGGTTACAACCCGGGAAAGAATTTCAGCCAAGGAAGTGGTGTGGTGTATATCCCTGCCAAAG ATCAAAATGATAATTATCCACCTCTAGTATCAAG CACAAGCGGTTTGGCCCTCTCCCACA GATTAGCAGCCGGAGTTATTGCTGGCATAGCTGTGGGAGCTGTAGCTATCCTGCTGTTACTTGCAACTTGTATATATTTCGGATGTTACCGAAAGATGAAGGTGGAGGCATTGTTGCTCTTTACAGCATCTAAGGGTCAGCATGGGCGTG accCTAGACCTACCATGGGCAGCGATGCAGAATCAACTGGTCCTGCTGGTGGTCCAGATAAAGCTTTGGGATGTATAGGTATAACTATGCACAAATCAGTAGAGTTCTTGTATGAAGAACTTGCCACAGCTACCAATGACTTCAGCATGGCTAGTAAGATTGGTGAAGGTGGTTTTGGGGCTGTTTATTATGCAGAGTTGAGAGGCAAG AAAGCTGCAATCAAGAAGATGGATATGCAAGCATCCAAAGAATTTCTTGCTGAATTAAAGGTTTTAACTAGTGTTCATCACTTGAACCTG GTGTGCTTGATCGGTTATTGCATCCAGGGTTCTCTTTTTTTGGTCTATGAATATATTGAGAATGGTAACTTAAAGCAACATTTGCGTGGCACATCAG GGAGGGACCCGTTGACATGGCCTACTAGGATACAAATTGCACTTGATGCAGCCAGAGGTCTTGAATATATCCATGAGCATACCATTCCGGTTTATATCCATCGAGATATTAAATCAGCAAATATATTGATAGACAAGAACTTCCATGCAAAG GTTGCAGATTTTGGGTTAGCTAAACTGTCTGAAGTTGTAGGTGTATCAAGCTCCACACAAGTCATGGGAACATTTGGATACATGCCACCTGA ATATGCTTGGGGTGGAGATGTTTCTCCCAAAGTAGATGTTTATGCTTTTGGGGTTGTCCTTTTTGAGCTTATTTCTGCCAAGGAAGCATTGCTCAAGGCATATGATTCCACTTCTGAATTTCAGAGCCTTGTCGCCTTA TTTAAGGATGTTCTTAATCAGCCTGATCCCAGAGAGGCCCTGTGCAAAGTAGTTGACCCTTGTCTTGGAGGTGACTACCCACTCAACTCAGTCTGGACG GTGGCTCAGCTTGCCAAAGCATGCACACAAGAGGATCCACAACTACGTCCAAGTATGAGATCTATAGTGGTTGCCTTAATGCAGGACAAGCCAAAACTTTGa